One genomic region from Candidatus Palauibacter polyketidifaciens encodes:
- a CDS encoding TRAP transporter small permease — MKRKLRALNRVLVTLETYAVGVLLIAVCDVVLLQVLMRYLFAWPNPWSEEVSRFCFIWLSLLGASLAVARRTHFRFDQVTERLPPRARKAVETSAAAVVLLFAFVLIGTGIALMDLTMGERSAALNLPVALVYAAAPVSGVLMAIHLLAGGAGEGGGTSAPPSPQQPASTGEVG, encoded by the coding sequence ATGAAGCGGAAGCTGCGGGCGCTCAACCGGGTGCTGGTCACGCTCGAGACGTACGCCGTTGGCGTCCTGCTGATTGCGGTCTGCGACGTGGTGCTCCTGCAGGTCCTGATGCGCTACCTCTTCGCCTGGCCGAATCCGTGGAGCGAGGAGGTGTCGCGCTTCTGCTTCATCTGGCTCTCGCTGCTCGGGGCCTCGCTGGCGGTGGCGCGGCGAACCCACTTCCGTTTCGACCAGGTCACCGAACGGCTGCCGCCGCGCGCGAGGAAGGCGGTGGAGACGTCCGCGGCGGCGGTCGTGCTGCTGTTCGCATTCGTCCTCATCGGTACGGGCATCGCCCTCATGGACCTCACCATGGGAGAGCGCTCCGCCGCCCTGAACCTGCCCGTCGCGCTCGTGTATGCGGCGGCGCCGGTTTCCGGCGTGCTGATGGCGATCCACCTGCTTGCCGGAGGAGCAGGCGAGGGTGGGGGGACGTCCGCCCCACCCTCGCCGCAGCAACCGGCGTCGACCGGGGAGGTCGGCTGA
- a CDS encoding aminopeptidase, whose product MREGAEILVRTCAGVREAEDVVIVTDPERMTIARAVADAALEAGAIPSIVVPPERSIDNEEPGPAVAAALAAADVAFLPVTLALAHTRAVREAIGAGARVLSMTAFTERMMREGGLFTDFRARKPLCDAIAASLTAGERLRVTNPAGTDLTMSLAGVTGNSHGCLLEGPGFSAVPNIEANCAPAQGAAEGVFVCDGSIPYYGVGPIRDPVTFRISKGFVTDVEGGDQAEFLADLLARQDDRWVYNLAQFAFGLNPACTEFTGEMLNDEGVNGTVHIGIGTSANLGGTVSAKTHFDAIARAPTVWIDDEAVLRDGEILDVASE is encoded by the coding sequence ATGAGAGAAGGTGCGGAGATCCTGGTGCGGACGTGCGCCGGCGTCCGGGAGGCCGAGGATGTCGTCATCGTCACGGATCCGGAGCGGATGACGATCGCCCGGGCCGTCGCCGACGCGGCGCTTGAGGCCGGCGCCATCCCGAGTATCGTGGTCCCGCCCGAGCGGTCGATCGACAACGAGGAGCCGGGACCCGCGGTGGCCGCGGCGCTCGCGGCCGCCGACGTCGCCTTCCTGCCCGTGACGCTGGCGCTGGCCCACACCCGCGCCGTGCGCGAGGCAATAGGCGCCGGAGCCCGGGTTCTCTCGATGACGGCGTTCACTGAACGGATGATGCGCGAGGGCGGGCTGTTCACGGACTTTCGGGCGCGCAAGCCGCTATGCGACGCCATCGCGGCGAGTCTCACCGCCGGCGAGCGCCTGCGGGTGACGAACCCCGCCGGCACCGATCTCACCATGAGCCTCGCAGGCGTGACCGGGAACAGCCACGGCTGCCTCCTGGAGGGCCCCGGCTTCTCCGCGGTTCCCAACATCGAAGCGAACTGCGCCCCCGCTCAGGGCGCCGCCGAAGGCGTGTTCGTCTGCGACGGGAGCATCCCCTACTACGGCGTGGGCCCGATCCGCGACCCCGTGACCTTCCGCATCTCGAAGGGCTTCGTCACCGACGTCGAGGGCGGCGACCAGGCCGAATTCCTCGCGGACCTCCTGGCCCGGCAGGACGACCGCTGGGTCTACAACCTGGCCCAGTTCGCCTTCGGCCTGAACCCGGCCTGCACCGAGTTCACCGGCGAGATGCTCAACGACGAGGGCGTCAACGGCACCGTCCACATCGGCATCGGCACCTCCGCCAACCTCGGCGGCACCGTCTCCGCCAAGACCCACTTCGATGCCATCGCGCGGGCCCCAACCGTATGGATCGACGACGAAGCCGTACTCCGTGACGGAGAGATCCTCGACGTTGCTTCGGAGTAG
- a CDS encoding DUF1801 domain-containing protein codes for MVAKLLSGGNPQIPKGDGDAPVQAYIAAMPGWKREVGRHLDALIERSVPDVRKAVRWNSPFYGIENQGWFLSFHCFTRYIKVTFLNGASLRPAPPVKSKHEHVRYFHIHEEDEVDEDRLAGWLRQASALPGEDLF; via the coding sequence CTGGTCGCGAAACTCCTCTCCGGCGGCAATCCCCAGATTCCGAAAGGGGATGGAGATGCGCCCGTGCAGGCATACATCGCGGCCATGCCGGGCTGGAAGCGGGAGGTCGGCCGCCACCTCGACGCGCTCATCGAGCGGAGCGTGCCCGACGTCCGCAAGGCGGTCCGCTGGAACTCGCCCTTCTACGGCATCGAGAACCAGGGCTGGTTCCTCTCGTTCCATTGTTTCACGCGGTACATCAAGGTGACTTTCCTCAACGGCGCTTCGCTGCGTCCCGCGCCGCCGGTGAAATCGAAGCACGAGCACGTCCGGTACTTCCACATCCATGAGGAGGACGAGGTGGACGAAGACCGTCTGGCGGGCTGGCTTCGGCAGGCATCGGCGCTCCCCGGAGAGGACCTTTTCTGA
- a CDS encoding aldo/keto reductase, whose amino-acid sequence MAKLSDTTRRDFLSCLAGAGVALATPRTLFGNTPSVQETLPTRPIPGTEETLPIVGFGSSKPVLEIPTEGTEPVAGVIRVLLDHGGRVVDTSPRTPEIDAEFGTVLTAPEFSGRLFVATKINTDGEAAGIEQMRQNQRLVGSRTLDLLEVESMRDLDVHWPNVLRWKDSGEARYIGVTTSSIPQHEAFESFMRTQPLDFVQVNYSVMEPNAEDRLLPLAQDLGLAVLINRPFMNGSYFGRVSGHELPEWAAEFDCASWAQFSLKYILAHPAVTCALTETTNPDHMTENIEGAFGRLPDDATKRRMRELVQDF is encoded by the coding sequence ATGGCGAAGCTGAGTGACACGACGCGCCGCGACTTTCTGTCTTGTCTGGCGGGCGCCGGCGTCGCGCTGGCTACCCCGCGCACGCTGTTCGGAAACACGCCGTCGGTCCAGGAGACGCTTCCCACCCGACCGATCCCGGGAACGGAGGAGACGCTGCCCATCGTCGGCTTCGGCTCCTCGAAGCCCGTGCTCGAGATCCCGACCGAAGGGACGGAGCCCGTGGCGGGCGTGATCCGCGTGCTTCTCGATCACGGCGGCCGGGTCGTGGACACCTCGCCGCGCACGCCGGAGATCGACGCGGAGTTCGGCACGGTCCTGACGGCGCCGGAGTTCAGCGGCCGCCTCTTCGTCGCGACGAAGATCAACACGGACGGGGAAGCCGCGGGCATCGAGCAGATGCGGCAGAACCAGCGGCTCGTCGGAAGCCGCACCCTGGACCTGCTCGAGGTCGAGAGCATGCGCGACCTGGACGTGCACTGGCCGAACGTGCTCCGCTGGAAGGACTCCGGCGAGGCGCGCTACATCGGCGTCACCACCTCCAGCATCCCCCAGCACGAAGCGTTCGAGTCGTTCATGCGGACGCAGCCCCTCGACTTCGTCCAGGTGAACTACTCGGTGATGGAGCCGAACGCGGAGGACCGTCTTCTGCCGCTCGCGCAAGATCTCGGGCTCGCCGTCCTCATCAACCGCCCGTTCATGAACGGCAGCTACTTCGGCCGCGTGAGCGGACACGAGTTACCCGAGTGGGCGGCGGAGTTCGACTGCGCGAGCTGGGCGCAGTTCTCCCTCAAGTACATCCTGGCGCACCCCGCCGTGACGTGCGCCCTCACGGAGACGACGAACCCGGACCACATGACGGAGAACATCGAAGGCGCCTTCGGCCGTCTGCCGGATGACGCGACGAAGCGCCGCATGAGGGAACTCGTCCAGGACTTCTGA
- a CDS encoding TauD/TfdA family dioxygenase codes for MGASISSLVQNGDALTAVWSDGERTDLPYLWLRDNCGCGECCVEQTTEKRFHVFRVPSDLRPMTVDIDGAGSDDEAISIAWPDGHRTRHRSSDLHDLLSRPRLELQYWDGEFQPRRFDYQRFLADDRAAAELIEEFLRTGVCVLVDAPTVPDSLEELAPRLGPVREVLFERIHNVKLDPKGYNIAHTALAVGVHNDFTSYTWPPSVQALHMLVNECEGGASTVVDGFGLLDALRREHPDKFDALCSVRVPFRIFSDEYECYAANPMVDLDTDGEIRMIRFNTAQMQAIPLSEPRLGEFYAAYHELSRRVNDPGAQVTFRLEGGMILLCAGHRVLHGRTEMVSSGARHLQDAYFEHDNVRTHLRLLRRTGRA; via the coding sequence ATGGGTGCCTCGATCAGCAGTCTCGTGCAGAACGGCGACGCCCTGACCGCGGTCTGGAGCGATGGCGAACGCACCGATCTCCCCTACCTCTGGCTGCGGGACAACTGCGGCTGCGGCGAGTGCTGCGTGGAGCAGACCACGGAGAAGCGGTTCCACGTCTTCCGCGTCCCCAGCGACCTGAGACCGATGACGGTCGATATCGACGGCGCCGGATCCGACGACGAGGCGATCTCCATCGCTTGGCCGGACGGACACCGCACGCGCCACCGGTCGAGCGACCTTCACGACCTCCTGAGCCGGCCTCGTCTCGAGTTGCAGTACTGGGACGGCGAGTTCCAGCCGCGGAGGTTCGACTACCAGCGGTTCTTGGCGGACGACCGCGCGGCGGCGGAGTTGATCGAGGAGTTTCTGCGCACCGGGGTCTGCGTGCTGGTCGACGCCCCCACCGTACCGGATTCGCTGGAGGAACTCGCGCCCCGGCTGGGTCCGGTCCGGGAGGTCCTGTTCGAGCGCATCCACAACGTCAAGCTCGATCCGAAGGGATACAACATCGCGCACACGGCTCTGGCCGTCGGAGTGCACAACGATTTCACCAGCTACACGTGGCCCCCGAGCGTGCAGGCGCTACACATGCTCGTGAACGAGTGCGAGGGTGGCGCGTCGACCGTCGTGGACGGTTTCGGCCTGCTCGATGCGCTACGTCGCGAGCACCCCGACAAGTTCGACGCGCTGTGCTCGGTGCGGGTTCCGTTCCGCATCTTCAGCGACGAATACGAGTGCTACGCGGCCAACCCCATGGTCGACCTGGACACCGACGGGGAGATCAGGATGATCCGCTTCAACACGGCGCAGATGCAGGCCATCCCCCTCTCGGAGCCCCGGCTGGGCGAGTTCTACGCCGCCTACCACGAACTGTCGCGCCGCGTCAACGACCCCGGCGCCCAAGTGACCTTCCGGTTGGAGGGCGGGATGATCCTGCTGTGCGCCGGACACCGTGTCCTCCACGGCCGCACCGAGATGGTGTCGTCCGGGGCGCGCCACCTGCAGGACGCCTACTTCGAACACGACAACGTCCGCACCCACCTCAGACTCCTCCGCCGCACCGGCCGCGCCTGA
- a CDS encoding flavin reductase codes for MLPPVPAILLTVNGRPGDPDEISVLWTFVLSGDPPQIGVSAAFEHQARELLEMHDEFVLNVPLASMVEAFDTVDMNSGRVADKFELSGLTRGAATVVDAPTVEESPIHCECRIFDSLEVPPERKIFLAEVVATTAIEGAIDDAGRLIVPAVDFFGMTAGSGEHYTMGRRVGNIGMTVGRTDIKY; via the coding sequence ATGCTCCCGCCCGTCCCCGCGATCCTGCTCACCGTGAACGGCCGGCCCGGCGACCCGGACGAGATCTCGGTGCTGTGGACGTTTGTCCTGAGCGGCGACCCGCCCCAGATCGGCGTGAGCGCGGCCTTCGAGCACCAGGCGAGGGAACTCCTGGAGATGCACGACGAGTTCGTGCTCAACGTCCCGCTTGCGTCGATGGTCGAGGCGTTCGACACCGTCGATATGAACTCCGGGCGCGTGGCCGACAAGTTCGAGCTCTCGGGGCTGACGCGCGGCGCGGCGACGGTCGTCGATGCGCCCACGGTGGAGGAGTCCCCGATCCACTGCGAGTGCCGGATTTTCGACTCGCTCGAGGTGCCGCCCGAGCGGAAGATCTTCCTCGCGGAGGTCGTGGCGACGACCGCCATCGAGGGCGCGATCGACGACGCCGGCCGCCTGATCGTGCCCGCCGTGGACTTCTTCGGGATGACCGCCGGGAGCGGCGAGCACTACACGATGGGCCGCCGGGTCGGCAACATCGGGATGACGGTCGGCCGAACCGACATCAAGTACTGA
- a CDS encoding GNAT family protein: MRTERLLLRPHRPEDVDDIFEFARDPEWGRYLTAPMPYLREHAVEFVEDRIRTSRDLWPVWAMVLDGKVVGGVGIEIDDEYATGALGYSLAKEHWGSGLVAEAARAVVAWAFRERGLAKVYAYADARNAQSLRVMEKLGMTREGVLRSHRTLREERVDDVYYGLLREEWEGR, encoded by the coding sequence ATGAGGACGGAGCGGTTGCTGCTCCGGCCGCACCGTCCGGAGGACGTGGACGACATATTCGAGTTCGCCCGCGACCCGGAGTGGGGCCGATACCTGACGGCGCCGATGCCCTACCTGAGGGAGCACGCGGTGGAGTTCGTGGAGGACCGAATCCGCACGTCGCGGGACCTGTGGCCGGTGTGGGCGATGGTCCTGGACGGGAAGGTCGTCGGCGGAGTCGGAATCGAGATCGATGACGAATATGCGACGGGAGCCCTGGGCTACTCGCTCGCGAAGGAGCACTGGGGCAGCGGCCTGGTGGCCGAGGCGGCCCGCGCCGTCGTCGCCTGGGCGTTCCGCGAGCGCGGGCTCGCGAAGGTGTACGCGTACGCCGATGCGCGAAACGCTCAGTCTCTGAGGGTGATGGAGAAGCTGGGCATGACCCGCGAGGGGGTGTTGCGCAGCCACCGGACGCTGCGGGAGGAACGGGTCGACGACGTGTACTACGGACTCCTCAGGGAAGAGTGGGAGGGGCGCTGA
- a CDS encoding serine hydrolase domain-containing protein: MTAPPRRLDLHSIRAAAVAAVLAGALAGCAPGGDDELQAQLDAVFTDYSSADGPGCSLGVIRDGRLIHATGYGAANLDYGIPNRPATIYRIASVSKQFTAGAVALLALRGEVDLDAPVQRYVPEFPDYPDPPTVRHLIHHTSGVRDYLGVFSLAGSRSEDFITNPDILDAIHRQRELNFPPGAEYLYSNSGYVLLAEIVARVSGQSLREFAQAEFFDPLGMPRTHFHDDHNEVVSDRATGYSPTDDGFRIDMTTLDVVGDGGIYTSVEEWPAWDRNLTEGTVGGPEWVALMHERGVLTSGDTIPYAFGLSHGEHRGVATVGHSGSWVGYRTGMSRYPDAGYSFVALCNRSRIDPMALIRSTAEIYLEDVMDPPEEVADVAEAAEAETAEEAPAEDDASDAQPDRDIPNRSRYAGSFYSPELDATYRIEEEGSAGLTLRVGRRDPVALAAEADGQLTTEDGPTFRFSELAGGRYEAMTVDAGRVRNLRFARTEG; encoded by the coding sequence ATGACCGCGCCGCCGCGGCGCCTCGACCTTCATTCGATCCGCGCGGCCGCGGTTGCCGCGGTCCTGGCCGGGGCGCTGGCAGGCTGCGCCCCGGGTGGCGACGACGAACTGCAAGCCCAGCTCGACGCCGTCTTCACCGACTACTCCAGCGCCGATGGGCCCGGCTGCTCCTTGGGCGTGATCCGGGACGGCCGCCTGATCCACGCCACCGGCTACGGCGCCGCCAACCTCGACTACGGCATCCCGAACCGCCCCGCGACCATCTATCGCATCGCGTCCGTCTCCAAGCAGTTCACGGCCGGTGCCGTCGCCCTCCTCGCCCTCCGGGGAGAGGTGGACCTGGACGCTCCCGTCCAGCGCTACGTTCCCGAGTTCCCCGACTACCCCGACCCTCCCACGGTCCGACACCTCATCCACCATACCTCCGGCGTGCGCGACTACCTCGGGGTCTTCTCCCTGGCGGGGAGCCGGAGCGAGGACTTCATCACGAATCCAGACATCCTCGACGCGATCCACCGGCAGCGCGAACTCAACTTCCCGCCGGGCGCCGAGTACCTGTACAGCAACTCCGGCTACGTCCTGCTCGCCGAGATCGTGGCCAGGGTATCGGGTCAGAGCCTGCGCGAGTTCGCCCAGGCCGAGTTCTTCGATCCCCTCGGCATGCCTCGCACGCACTTCCACGACGACCACAACGAGGTCGTCTCCGACCGGGCCACCGGCTATTCGCCCACCGATGACGGCTTCCGGATCGACATGACGACGCTCGACGTCGTCGGAGACGGCGGCATCTACACTTCGGTCGAGGAGTGGCCCGCGTGGGACCGCAACCTCACCGAGGGCACGGTCGGCGGACCCGAATGGGTCGCGCTCATGCACGAGCGGGGCGTGCTCACCTCCGGCGACACGATTCCCTACGCCTTCGGCCTCTCCCACGGCGAACACCGGGGGGTGGCCACGGTGGGGCACAGCGGCTCGTGGGTGGGCTACCGCACGGGCATGTCCCGCTATCCGGACGCCGGCTACTCGTTCGTGGCTCTGTGCAACCGGTCGAGGATCGATCCCATGGCCCTCATCCGGAGCACGGCCGAGATCTACCTGGAAGACGTGATGGACCCGCCCGAGGAGGTCGCCGACGTGGCGGAGGCTGCGGAGGCGGAGACGGCGGAGGAGGCCCCAGCGGAGGACGACGCCTCCGACGCTCAGCCCGACCGAGATATCCCGAATCGGTCGCGTTACGCCGGATCCTTCTACAGCCCCGAACTGGACGCCACCTATCGGATCGAGGAGGAGGGCTCCGCGGGGCTCACCCTTCGCGTCGGACGGCGGGACCCGGTTGCGCTCGCGGCCGAAGCCGACGGACAACTCACGACCGAGGACGGCCCGACCTTCCGATTCTCCGAACTCGCCGGCGGCCGGTACGAGGCGATGACCGTCGACGCCGGGCGGGTCAGGAACCTGCGGTTCGCGCGGACGGAGGGGTAG
- a CDS encoding DUF4143 domain-containing protein, producing the protein MAYRSRIVDRELTERLQATGAVVIEGPRACGKTTTARQIAASEARLDIDDVARHLARLEPARVLSGDVPRLIDEWQLEPAIWNHVRRAVDDRGLPGQFILTGSAVPADDATRHTGAGRLTRLRMRPFSLFELGRASGEISLAGLLEGARAGADRSVIPLGDLAELICIGGWPLNLESSTEVALRANRDHLDEIRRVDISNGDGRRRDPVRVGMLLRSLARNVATPAATATLASDTGEGVSAIKEHTAAEYLRALERIMILENQPAWPTHLRSRSVLRHKPIRHLADPSLAVAAVRATPTRLLRDLDFLGLLFESMVVRDLRVYAQAADADVFHYREKAGLEVGAIIQCNDGRWAAFEVKLGEGRADEAADNLLRLAQKVDSDRMGPPAALGVIVSSGYGYTREDGVSVIPVGALGP; encoded by the coding sequence TTGGCCTATCGTTCCAGAATCGTCGACCGCGAACTCACCGAGCGCTTGCAGGCCACCGGCGCGGTGGTCATCGAGGGTCCCCGGGCTTGTGGAAAGACCACCACGGCGCGGCAAATCGCCGCCAGCGAGGCGCGGCTGGACATCGACGATGTGGCCCGGCACCTGGCCAGGCTCGAGCCCGCCCGCGTCCTGAGCGGCGACGTGCCGCGGCTGATCGACGAATGGCAGTTGGAGCCGGCGATCTGGAACCACGTCCGGAGGGCCGTCGACGATCGTGGCCTCCCGGGTCAGTTCATCCTCACCGGATCCGCCGTTCCAGCCGACGACGCGACGCGCCACACCGGGGCGGGACGCCTTACAAGACTCCGCATGCGTCCGTTCTCACTCTTCGAACTGGGTCGCGCTTCCGGTGAAATCTCGCTGGCGGGCCTCCTGGAAGGGGCGCGTGCCGGGGCGGACAGGTCGGTGATTCCGCTTGGCGATCTGGCGGAACTGATCTGCATCGGTGGCTGGCCTCTGAACCTCGAGTCCAGCACCGAAGTCGCGCTCAGAGCGAACAGGGACCACCTGGACGAGATTCGTCGTGTCGACATCTCCAACGGCGACGGCAGGAGGAGGGATCCAGTGAGAGTGGGCATGCTCCTCCGGTCCCTGGCCCGGAACGTCGCGACGCCGGCAGCGACGGCGACCCTCGCCTCCGACACCGGCGAAGGCGTGTCCGCCATCAAGGAGCACACGGCCGCCGAGTATCTGAGGGCGCTGGAACGCATAATGATCCTGGAGAACCAACCCGCCTGGCCCACTCACCTGCGATCCCGGTCGGTGCTGAGACACAAGCCGATCCGGCACCTTGCGGATCCCTCTCTCGCCGTGGCGGCCGTGCGCGCGACTCCCACGCGGCTGCTCCGCGACCTCGACTTCCTGGGACTCCTCTTCGAGTCGATGGTCGTGCGGGATCTGAGGGTGTACGCCCAGGCGGCGGACGCCGACGTGTTTCACTACCGCGAAAAGGCCGGCCTCGAGGTAGGCGCGATCATACAGTGCAACGATGGTCGCTGGGCGGCTTTCGAGGTAAAGCTCGGCGAGGGAAGAGCGGACGAAGCCGCGGACAACCTGCTCCGCCTGGCGCAAAAGGTGGACTCGGATCGGATGGGGCCGCCGGCCGCGCTGGGCGTGATCGTAAGCAGCGGGTATGGTTACACCCGGGAGGATGGGGTGAGCGTGATCCCCGTGGGGGCGCTGGGTCCCTGA
- a CDS encoding TRAP transporter large permease, with protein MGGLLLGVFGLLVLAAVPIGFALALAAVIAILVADLPLVVIPQQIVAGMDSFPMLAVPLFILAGYLMDVGGISRRLVALARALVGHLPGGLGQVVVMAEVFFSGVSGSTSADAAAVGGIMVPQLTANGYGRARATAIVSAACGMGILIPPAIVMVVYGVIGNVSIGALFVASIVPALLIATGLMAQIGWQARREGWPRGERASFAELRRATLDAVLPLFMIVVILGGIRFGLFTPTEAAAVAVAYALLLAAFVYRSLTLAELWGKVVQTAVVSGMVLFVVGAAHLLGWVLAVLQLPQTVASTVVGLGGGQIGFMLLTILVFLPFGAILEGVPAVVLLTPILLPLATQLGIDPVHYGAVIVATQGISVFLPPVGVSLLVACSVGGVDPAEVARPLWPYLALMLALTVALACLPGVVLFLPELLGY; from the coding sequence ATGGGCGGACTCCTCCTCGGCGTCTTCGGCCTCCTGGTGCTGGCCGCCGTTCCCATCGGCTTCGCGCTCGCGCTTGCGGCCGTCATCGCCATCCTCGTGGCGGATCTCCCGCTCGTCGTCATCCCGCAGCAGATCGTCGCGGGGATGGATTCGTTCCCCATGCTCGCCGTGCCGCTGTTCATCCTCGCCGGCTACCTGATGGATGTCGGTGGGATCAGCCGTCGCCTGGTGGCGCTGGCCCGCGCGCTCGTGGGCCACCTTCCCGGAGGGCTCGGGCAGGTGGTCGTCATGGCGGAGGTGTTCTTCTCCGGCGTGTCCGGCTCGACCTCCGCGGACGCCGCCGCCGTCGGCGGCATCATGGTGCCCCAACTGACGGCGAACGGGTACGGCCGGGCGCGCGCGACGGCGATCGTCTCGGCCGCGTGCGGCATGGGCATCCTCATCCCGCCCGCCATCGTGATGGTCGTCTACGGCGTCATCGGAAACGTTTCCATCGGCGCCCTTTTCGTCGCCTCGATTGTGCCCGCGCTCCTCATCGCCACAGGCCTGATGGCGCAGATCGGGTGGCAGGCGCGAAGAGAAGGGTGGCCGCGCGGGGAGCGCGCTTCGTTCGCGGAACTCCGCCGCGCGACGCTCGACGCCGTGCTTCCGCTCTTCATGATCGTCGTCATCCTGGGAGGCATCCGCTTCGGACTCTTCACCCCCACGGAGGCTGCCGCCGTCGCCGTCGCCTACGCGTTGCTCCTGGCGGCTTTCGTGTACCGGTCCCTCACGCTCGCGGAGCTTTGGGGCAAGGTCGTCCAGACCGCCGTGGTGTCCGGGATGGTGCTGTTCGTCGTCGGCGCTGCGCACCTCCTGGGCTGGGTCCTCGCCGTCCTGCAGCTCCCCCAGACGGTGGCGTCAACAGTCGTCGGACTCGGCGGCGGCCAGATCGGTTTCATGCTCCTCACGATCCTCGTCTTCCTTCCCTTCGGCGCCATCCTCGAGGGCGTGCCCGCGGTCGTCCTGCTGACGCCGATCCTGCTACCGCTCGCTACGCAACTCGGGATCGACCCCGTGCACTACGGCGCCGTCATCGTGGCGACCCAGGGGATCTCCGTGTTCCTGCCGCCAGTGGGGGTGAGCCTGCTCGTGGCCTGCTCGGTGGGAGGCGTGGACCCGGCGGAGGTCGCGCGTCCGCTCTGGCCCTACCTTGCGCTCATGCTCGCGCTCACGGTCGCCCTCGCGTGCCTGCCCGGCGTCGTCCTCTTCCTGCCGGAACTGCTCGGATACTGA
- a CDS encoding DUF1295 domain-containing protein, which translates to MIEWLGIGHLFELSGTEAVAGFLAPLAICAAFFVVQLILPGRRIPGYVIDAETGEPRGYRLNGLLVFVLAELVWALELTGMPRDWFYRSTAYQVAGGTILCLIFALFAVFGGSRAKVERPLAALWEGRVLELSFFNERFDVKMFLYVVGGTMLSLNALSGAAYHYGLFGADSNPGVFLYAAFLTFYVFDYFIFERVQLYTFDVIHEKLGFKMIWGGILVYGWLYILPLWGMAVYPDPGFAAPWRQVWLIGAPALFLVAWGITRGANMQKYTFKRWPERKFLGLIEPEYIEAGDRKILCSGLWGVARHFNYLGEGFFSLSIALVFGYFANPWAWTYFVFIVGLFIFRQRFDDQFCAEKYGPEKWAEYQARVRYRIIPGIY; encoded by the coding sequence ATGATTGAATGGCTGGGGATCGGTCACCTGTTCGAGCTTTCGGGGACGGAAGCGGTCGCGGGCTTCCTCGCCCCGCTGGCGATCTGCGCCGCGTTCTTCGTGGTACAGCTCATCCTGCCTGGTAGGCGGATCCCGGGTTACGTCATCGATGCGGAGACCGGCGAGCCCCGCGGTTACCGTCTGAACGGCCTGCTGGTGTTCGTGCTCGCGGAACTCGTGTGGGCGCTCGAACTCACCGGGATGCCGCGGGACTGGTTCTACCGATCCACCGCCTACCAGGTGGCCGGCGGCACGATCCTGTGCCTGATCTTCGCCCTCTTCGCCGTGTTCGGCGGGTCGCGCGCCAAGGTGGAGCGTCCGCTCGCCGCCCTGTGGGAAGGGCGCGTCCTCGAGCTCTCGTTCTTCAACGAGCGCTTCGACGTGAAGATGTTCCTGTACGTCGTCGGCGGGACGATGCTGTCGCTGAACGCCCTCTCCGGAGCCGCCTACCACTACGGGCTCTTCGGCGCGGACTCGAATCCCGGCGTCTTCCTGTACGCGGCGTTCCTCACCTTCTACGTCTTCGATTACTTCATCTTCGAGCGCGTCCAGCTCTACACGTTCGACGTGATCCACGAGAAGCTCGGCTTCAAGATGATCTGGGGCGGGATCCTGGTGTACGGGTGGCTCTACATCCTGCCGCTGTGGGGCATGGCCGTGTACCCGGACCCCGGCTTCGCCGCGCCCTGGCGACAGGTGTGGCTGATCGGCGCCCCGGCGCTGTTCCTCGTTGCATGGGGCATCACGCGCGGCGCCAACATGCAGAAGTACACCTTCAAGCGCTGGCCCGAGCGCAAGTTCCTCGGCCTCATCGAACCCGAGTACATCGAAGCTGGCGACCGCAAGATCCTGTGCAGCGGCCTCTGGGGCGTCGCCCGCCACTTCAACTATCTCGGCGAGGGTTTCTTCTCCCTCTCCATCGCCCTCGTGTTCGGCTACTTCGCCAACCCCTGGGCCTGGACCTACTTCGTGTTCATCGTCGGCCTGTTCATTTTCCGACAGCGCTTCGACGACCAGTTCTGCGCCGAAAAATACGGCCCCGAGAAGTGGGCCGAGTACCAGGCGCGGGTGAGATACCGAATTATCCCCGGCATCTATTGA